Proteins encoded in a region of the Homo sapiens chromosome 15 genomic scaffold, GRCh38.p14 alternate locus group ALT_REF_LOCI_2 HSCHR15_4_CTG8 genome:
- the LOC124903441 gene encoding uncharacterized protein LOC124903441, producing MLSPGAAASRRAPPRASVSAATQGTAARGVSGRYSRRWVRSGHLHPQSPPSGLSASRLWPGQGLPKARLYLSLAFFVPTQPAPALSQKLRWALGRKPGQFWGPVFPDSLLHASDRVAAIGNQASEVLPTRQNRPEEAPLLPLSASPGLLSAPFAGRQQPDSRLGSEVLEAPCRGGEMPPMCVMGFPVVTLMHLEDLQAQSTHSAYNVGLLEVGK from the exons ATGTTGAGTCCCGGAGCTGCAGCGAGCCGGCGCGCTCCAC CCCGGGCCAGCGTCTCGGCGGCCACCCAGGGAACTGCAGCCCGAGGTGTGAGCGGGAGGTACTCCCGGCGCTGGGTACGCTCCGGGCACCTCCACCCCCAGTCTCCACCGAGCGGGCTCTCGGCCTCGCGCCTCTGGCCAGGCCAGGGGCTGCCCAAGGCCAGGCTCTACCTCTCCCTTGCGTTCTTTGTCCCCACTCAGCCCGCTCCCGCTCTCAGCCAGAAGCTGCGCTGGGCACTCGGGAGAAAGCCGGGACAATTCTGGGGTCCAGTCTTCCCGGACTCCCTCCTCCACGCCAGCGACCGGGTGGCAGCTATAGGGAACCAGGCTTCGGAAGTCTTGCCAACCAGACAAAACAGACCCGAGGAAGCCCCCCTCCTCCCGCTTTCCGCGAGCCCCGGTTTGCTTTCCGCACCGTTTGCTGGGCGCCAGCAGCCAGACTCTCGGCTGGGATCTGAAGTGCTGGAGGCACCCTGTCGGGGAGGAGAGATGCCGCCAATGTGTGTGATGGGATTCCCAGTGGTTACCCTAAT GCACCTGGAGGACCTGCAAGCGCAGTCCACTCACTCAGCTTACAATGTAGGACTGCTGGAAGTTGGAAAATAA